The Ciconia boyciana chromosome 15, ASM3463844v1, whole genome shotgun sequence genome has a segment encoding these proteins:
- the SPRING1 gene encoding SREBP regulating gene protein isoform X2, producing MVPWGAVLWRRLLRKRWVLGVVFGLSLVYFLTSTFKQEERTVRDRNLLQVQEHEQPIMWKVKFSSGNSSQLSNQCRNSVQGKLLITDELGYICERKDLLVNGCCNVNVPSAKLYSCDSCLPNGCCSVYEYCVSCCLQPNKQHLLERFLNRAAIAFQNLFMAVEDRFELCLAKCRTSSQSVQHENTYRDPIAKYCYGEYPPELLPV from the exons ATGGTGCCCTGGGGAGCGGTGCTGTGGCGGCGGCTGCTGAGGAAGCGCTGGGTTCTCGGCGTCGTCTTCGGGCTCTCCCTCGTCTACTTCCTCACCAGCACCTTCAAGCAG GAAGAAAGGACAGTGAGAGATCGGAATCTCCTCCAAGTGCAAGAGCACGAGCAGCCGATCATGTGGAAGGTGAAATTCAGTTCGGGAAACAGCAGTCAGCTGAGTAACCAGTGCAGGAATTCTGTGCAGGGGAAGCTCCTCATTACAGATGAACTGG gctaCATCTGTGAGAGGAAGGACCTACTGGTAAATGGCTGTTGTAATGTCAACGTGCCCAGTGCAAAGCTGTACAGCTGTGACAGCTGCCTTCCCAACGGCTGCTGCAGTGTGTATGAGTACTGTGTTTCCTGTTGCCTGCAGCCCAACAAG CAACATCTTCTGGAACGTTTCTTGAACCGGGCAGCTATTGCTTTCCAAAACCTTTTCATGGCAGTGGAAGATCGCTTTGAGTTGTGTCTGGCGAAATGTAGGACTTCATCACAG AGCGTGCAGCATGAAAACACCTATAGAGATCCAATTGCAAAATACTGCTATGGCGAATATCCCCCAGAGCTTCTGCCTGTTTGA
- the SPRING1 gene encoding SREBP regulating gene protein isoform X1 → MPQRGREQAGSREQQARPGPARPRRPQPPVPTRAGRGHGHRPRPARPHPLSSRTSVASASSAPRPAEAVGLRSREGGRARWQRLGHRAEALRRAQSALPPSTPPSAGAGDAGLGSALPPPFLSLPAAGERGGGGLRAQLAAPGPGRPARRHGALGSGAVAAAAEEALGSRRRLRALPRLLPHQHLQAGRKDSERSESPPSARARAADHVEGYICERKDLLVNGCCNVNVPSAKLYSCDSCLPNGCCSVYEYCVSCCLQPNKQHLLERFLNRAAIAFQNLFMAVEDRFELCLAKCRTSSQSVQHENTYRDPIAKYCYGEYPPELLPV, encoded by the exons ATGCCCCAGCGGGGGCGGGAGCAAGCCGGATCTAGGGAGCAGCaagcccggcccggcccggcccggcccaggaGGCCGCAGCCCCCCGTACCTACCCGTGCGGGCCGCGGTCACGGGCACCGCCCTCGCCCGGCGCGGCCGCACCCTCTGAGCTCACGCACATCCGTGGCTTCCGCCTCCtccgccccgcggccggcggAAGCGGTTGGGCTGCGCTCTCGGGAGGGAGGCCGGGCCCGGTGGCAGCGCCTGGGGCACCGCGCCGAGGCTCTCCGCCGGGCGCAGTCCgcgctccctccctccacccctccctccGCCGGAGCCGGTGATGCCGGTCTCGGATCAGCGCTGCCCCCGCcgttcctctccctccctgcggcgggcgagcgcggcggcggggggctgagGGCCCAGCtcgcggccccggggccgggccgcccggcGCGCCGCCATGGTGCCCTGGGGAGCGGTGCTGTGGCGGCGGCTGCTGAGGAAGCGCTGGGTTCTCGGCGTCGTCTTCGGGCTCTCCCTCGTCTACTTCCTCACCAGCACCTTCAAGCAG GAAGAAAGGACAGTGAGAGATCGGAATCTCCTCCAAGTGCAAGAGCACGAGCAGCCGATCATGTGGAAG gctaCATCTGTGAGAGGAAGGACCTACTGGTAAATGGCTGTTGTAATGTCAACGTGCCCAGTGCAAAGCTGTACAGCTGTGACAGCTGCCTTCCCAACGGCTGCTGCAGTGTGTATGAGTACTGTGTTTCCTGTTGCCTGCAGCCCAACAAG CAACATCTTCTGGAACGTTTCTTGAACCGGGCAGCTATTGCTTTCCAAAACCTTTTCATGGCAGTGGAAGATCGCTTTGAGTTGTGTCTGGCGAAATGTAGGACTTCATCACAG AGCGTGCAGCATGAAAACACCTATAGAGATCCAATTGCAAAATACTGCTATGGCGAATATCCCCCAGAGCTTCTGCCTGTTTGA